The following proteins come from a genomic window of Lineus longissimus chromosome 18, tnLinLong1.2, whole genome shotgun sequence:
- the LOC135502175 gene encoding eukaryotic translation initiation factor 5A-1-like, translating into MADHVDEDFSGAASGASNTYPMQCSALRKNGYVVIKGHPCKIVEMSTSKTGKHGHAKVHLVALDIFTQKKYEDICPSTHNMNVPHVIRKDYQFIDVEDGFLSLMADDGTTKEDIRIPEVATDIGKEIQEKIDGGEPFMITILSAMGEEAASGVKSLK; encoded by the coding sequence ATGGCAGATCATGTTGATGAAGACTTCAGTGGTGCTGCATCCGGAGCATCTAACACCTATCCCATGCAGTGCTCCGCTTTGAGGAAGAACGGTTACGTCGTCATTAAGGGACACCCATGTAAGATCGTTGAGATGTCGACATCAAAGACCGGCAAGCACGGCCACGCCAAGGTCCACTTGGTTGCTCTTGACATCTTCACTCAAAAAAAATATGAGGACATCTGCCCTTCGACTCATAATATGAATGTGCCCCATGTAATCCGCAAGGACTATCAGTTCATTGATGTAGAAGATGGTTTTCTGAGTTTAATGGCTGACGACGGAACAACAAAAGAGGACATCCGTATTCCTGAAGTTGCCACAGATATTGGGAAAGAAATCCAGGAGAAAATAGATGGTGGTGAACCTTTCATGATCACTATTTTGAGCGCTATGGGTGAGGAGGCAGCCTCGGGTGTTAAGTCTTTGAAGTAA
- the LOC135502244 gene encoding protein shisa-5-like: MVKHTGMMLLLAWILTVVFFNGVTATEYCSSYYDDVYNYVSGFTCSDYCCGSYSYKYCCSDACSSISLTDCYTSTVTTVATTWVIVGGVIGGLIGLAIVIGIIVALVTMCKGDLTQTRARGRVHQTPITVGVNSTTVVSGNNYPRAQPTAPPPYPGPPPNSGPPPSYATVTPNTAGVTTIYPGSGYQMTTTTYPGQVTVQPPQPVGNQTNVYPATAMPSPQTVAYPTQQPSQTYPQAQTSYPQQQQV; this comes from the exons ATGGTCAAACACACAGGAATGATGTTGCTTTTAGCTTGGATACTGACTGTGGTCTTTTTCAATG GAGTCACAGCAACTGAATACTGCTCTTCCTACTACGACGACGTCTATAATTATGTTTCTGGCTTCACCTGTAGCGACTATTGTTGTGGATCCTACAGCTACAAATATTGCTGTAGCGATGCCTGCTCCAGCATCAGTCTGACTGACTGCTACACATCGACAGTGACTACAGTCGCGACCACATG GGTTATCGTTGGCGGTGTCATCGGCGGCTTGATCGGCCTGGCTATTGTCATTGGCATCATCGTGGCTTTGGTAACAATGTGTAAAGGAGATCTGACTCAAACCAGGGCAAGAGGACGAG TCCACCAGACACCCATAACCGTGGGCGTCAATAGTACCACTGTCGTGTCTGGGAACAACTATCCCCGTGCGCAGCCTACTGCGCCTCCACCTTATCCAGGACCTCCACCAAACAGCGGCCCCCCTCCAAGCTACGCCACAGTGACGCCCAACACCGCCGGTGTGACGACAATCTACCCGGGTTCGGGGTATCAGATGACCACCACAACATACCCCGGGCAGGTTACAGTCCAGCCTCCCCAGCCTGTTGGGAACCAGACGAACGTCTACCCAGCGACAGCTATGCCTTCGCCGCAGACAGTCGCCTACCCAACCCAGCAGCCCAGTCAGACGTACCCGCAAGCCCAGACGTCGTATCCACAACAGCAACAGGTATGA
- the LOC135502243 gene encoding eukaryotic translation initiation factor 5A-1-like has protein sequence MADEEFASAGSGASDTFPMQCSALRKNGYVVIKGHPCKIVEMSTSKTGKHGHAKVHLVALDIFTQKKYEDLCPSTHNMNVPHVSRVDYQMTNIDDGFLTLMDDLGNEKEDLKLPDNDIGKEIQKKFDDGDSFMVTVLTAMKDEAVVGVKTMKDS, from the coding sequence ATGGCTGATGAAGAGTTCGCATCTGCCGGGTCCGGGGCGTCTGACACCTTTCCCATGCAGTGCTCCGCTTTGAGGAAGAACGGTTACGTCGTCATTAAGGGACACCCATGTAAGATCGTTGAGATGTCGACATCAAAGACCGGCAAGCACGGCCACGCCAAGGTCCACTTGGTTGCTCTTGACATCTTCACTCAAAAAAAATACGAGGATCTCTGCCCCTCGACTCATAATATGAATGTCCCACACGTGTCGCGTGTGGACTATCAGATGACCAACATAGACGACGGGTTTCTTACCTTAATGGATGATCTTGGTAACGAGAAAGAGGACCTCAAACTCCCTGACAACGACATTGGTAAGGAAATTCAGAAGAAATTCGACGACGGTGACTCGTTTATGGTAACTGTGCTGACTGCTATGAAGGATGAAGCTGTCGTTGGGGTCAAAACCATGAAAGATTCCTAA